CTCTCTCCAGGTCCGGACATGGCGTTCATACTCGGAAGGACCGCAAGACAAGGAGTGAAAGCTGGCTTCACTGCAATGTTCGGCGTGTGGAGCGGTGCGTTTGTTCACGTGATTTTTGCCGCGCTCGGGCTGTCCGCTGTCCTGGCCGCATCGTCAACGGCGTTTTCCGTCGTCAAGTGGATAGGGGCGATTTATCTTATCGTTCTGGGCATCCAGTCGCTGATCTCAAAGGGTAAGGGCGGGACTGTCGATGCCGGGATCGTCCAGAATGATCCGGTCAAGATTTTCCGTCAGGGTGTATTCGTGGCGGTATCCAATCCCAAGACCGCCGTTTTTTTTCTGGCGTTTCTTCCCCAATTCGCCGTGACCGGTGCAGGGCCTGTCGGCGCGCAGCTGTTCCTGCACGGCTCGCTTATAATAGTGGTGGCAGGCTTTATTGAACCTCCCCTTATCATTGTGGGAGGAAGGCTTACAGGCTATCTCAACCATAATATCCGTATTTCGCGCTGGCTGGACCGCGGCCTTGGCACCCTGTTCGTGGGATTGGGAATAAAGCTGGCGATAAGCGAACGCATCTGAAGAATGCAGTTCCGCATCAGACAATGATAGAAAAACCGGGGGGGGTTATATAATGGAATGCAAAAAAGAAAAGAACCTTGAACGGTGCAACTGCACCACCGAGCCCTGCAGCAGGAAAGGCATATGCTGCGAATGCATCGAACATCATCTGAAGATGAGGAAACTTCCCGCCTGCTGTTTTCCCGGGGATGAAGAAAAATCGCACAACCGATCGTTCGAACATTTCGCAGAGCTTGTTTCAAAGGGCAGGATATAACTATGAATATCGAAATTAAAACATGATATCACACTTGATTAAATCATTTATAAGGAGACAATGTAAGTCCGATGATCGAATATACAACAACAATCAAAATTAAAGACATTACTCCAAATCAGATAATTG
The nucleotide sequence above comes from Desulfomonilia bacterium. Encoded proteins:
- a CDS encoding DUF6485 family protein, whose amino-acid sequence is MECKKEKNLERCNCTTEPCSRKGICCECIEHHLKMRKLPACCFPGDEEKSHNRSFEHFAELVSKGRI
- a CDS encoding LysE family translocator, which codes for MFDYSLAHWMTFFSAAVLLNLSPGPDMAFILGRTARQGVKAGFTAMFGVWSGAFVHVIFAALGLSAVLAASSTAFSVVKWIGAIYLIVLGIQSLISKGKGGTVDAGIVQNDPVKIFRQGVFVAVSNPKTAVFFLAFLPQFAVTGAGPVGAQLFLHGSLIIVVAGFIEPPLIIVGGRLTGYLNHNIRISRWLDRGLGTLFVGLGIKLAISERI